The window TGCACCTAAAGGAGCTTCTGCACAAACTTGGAACCAGGACCAGCAAGCTTCTGAACCTCCACCCCCATCTTTCCAACAGTTTAATCCTCAGTTGCAATTGCCACCAATTCAGCATTACTCATCTATATCAAGTACACCCAACCATTCTGCGCAAATGGCCGTTGGGAGCACTCAGTTTCAGGAATCTGAAGGTAGCCTGCAACAGCAAGGTGCTGCATCTTCAAGGCCATTGACTAATTTTAATACTCCTTCTCAAAGTGCACATGGTGCAGTTTCTGCCCCTATCAGCCAGCCGTATCAGCCTGAAGTGCCTTCCAACACACAGAAAGGCTATGGAATGATGCATGGGGTAGATGCTTCTGGGTTGTATGGTGCACCAGCTTTTCAGCAACCCAGCAATCCTAATGTTTTGTCTAATCAGGTTCATGGTGCAAATGTTTCCCAGCCACAAAATGTCATGCAAGGTGACAGAAAAAATTTGGAGATTCCTAGTCAAGTACAGCAGCTGCAATCTGTGCTTTCTGGAGCTGGCCAGGGCACATCAGATGTGGAGGTCGATAAGAATCAGCGATACCAGTCAACACTGCAATTTGCTGCAAGCCTTCTCCTCCAGATTCAGCAGCAGCAAACAAATACTCCAGGCGGACAAGGGACGGGGAGTCAGCTGTGAAATCTCCTTCATCTAGGTAATTATTCTTGCCATAGCTTGTTTTCTTGAATGGATGCATGCAAACTGGTTAATTTAGGGAATGGTCTTGTTTCTTGTGTATTATGTGATGATAGTTGTTAGTTGACTGATATTATTCCTTCTTTTAGATGGCCAGCTTATGCACTCTGTAAATTATGTATATGAAGTAAAATCTTGTGGATTTAGAGCTTAGAAAAATTTAGTGGTAGTGGTTGGGGCAAGTAATTAATGGGGTTTGCCAGACCTTTTACTGTCTTGAAAATAGCAAATGGGGCATCAATGCCAAAGTAGTGGGTGTTATTTGATGTAATGAGGTGCTTTGAATTTTTGTTGAACTGTTTCGAGAATTTATGGCATTTTGAAAATGTTATGGGGTTGGCTGTGACAATAAGGATGTGGGAGTTGATCTAATCTGATTTGTGCATTTGGAGAGGTTATTTCCAGGGTGGTTTACTTACATCAGTCATATATCCTATATATCACCATGCACTGTTCATAGTTGATTCCCTTTTTAGGTGGTCCTTAGGGACTGTGGTCTCTAAAGTTGAAACTTTCTTGTCCACAATTAAGGCTTTTGATTGGAGTCaggtttcttttattttctttttgtagtaTGTTAGTATGGGGTCAATATTGTACCTTTTTGCGCACCATTCTTCTTAGCCTTCCCTTGTCAGTCATTTGCCTATTCTCAATGCTGTATTACCgcagtttgatttttttacctCTTGGATTAAGAAGGATGATGATTATTTAATAGTTCAAGCTAGGATGAAGTGGTTTGACCTGAGGCAAGAATTTTTGGTCATTTCTTATGTTGGTCAAAAGATTTTATCCATGAATTGAGGATAGTAATGATTGGTGTCTATTTTTGAAGTGATGTCTTGGAAAATGTTTCAGTACCTGGCAGTAGACTAAGTTGCAAGTTTCATGGTGCCATCAAGAGGTTCCAGATTGATCTAGTCTATGGAATTGCTGGATAGTTAAACATTTAATTGGTGCATTTTTGGAGTGGCTGTTTAGTTGGGCTTGATCCTGATTTATCAAATGTGTAGAGTTTTCTTTGCTGAGATTATGAGAGGTACCTAGCTGAAGTTATGAAGGTTACTGTGTGTTCATTTGACACTTCTTTCTAGTGCTTATAGGTAGGCAGATTTTTTCTTcgataaaattatatatagatAGTTGGTTctataaataattatgatcCTTATTGAATCTGAGTACATTTTGTGTTGACATGCCTTCTGCATGTTATTATTGATGTCTAATATCTTTTTCCTCTCTGGTTTTGATGCATGGAGATGATTTTTGTCTGGTGcattaattgattttgtttttagcataagttttaatttttgctCCTAAGGTTTTATTTCTGGCTCTTCACTGTTTAATCTTCCTTATTGATGTTATCACAGTATGCATATGTTTTTTTCTCCAAGCGGTATATGATATGTTAgttgttttattcttttgtttgcAAGCATTATTACTgtgtatttatattttcatctaTATTATTATCTTACTGTTGCATAGATTTTGAAGCTTTTTGTTGCCTTAGTTTGCACTTTTCACTAGACAATAGGATAAGCCTTTCTTAGACTTCTTAAAATGTAAATATTATGGGATTCAAATATGTAATTTTACTTTGTAAAAATGTTTTTACTAAATTTGAAAGGCTATGTTGAAATGctaaaaatgtgttttttcACTCAAGCATTTACCACTAAGCTAGGTGCGGTAGTCTCTAGCGTATGAGTAGTGCTCTTATATAGAGTCCAAAACTTAACCTAAATTCAGTACCCTCAATAATCTGAAGACCAAGAAACTATGTTCACTATTTTAGTTTATGAAGGTCAATTATGTGAAATTAAAGACGCTTTTTTATTGTCACCATCTTTTTCTCCAAGTTTCTGAAAGCCACAAATTTTACAGTGTAAAAGATTCGTAAACACAACCAAATTTGACATTCCTTACCATATTTTCAGGGGAATAGAGTTCCTTGCTGATGATGTGGGAGGAGTTGGAACActgataaaatttaaacactaTGGAAGGTCAAGGAACTAAAAAAGAATTGGTCAGATAACTGGAACATAATATGTTGACATATTATTTGCcaaatattttaatctcaCTTAATACAGTTGCAATGaaacctttgaaaaaaaaaatacagtTGCAATTAATTGGACGAGCGGCTTAGGTacttaaattgattaataAATACAGTCAGTTTTAACAAATCAAAACGATGAATAATTCAtgttatataatattataattccGAAAGTTGGTCATACTAGGTTTTTGCGGTTGTCTAGCCAAATGCTCCATCCCGTCTATGACATTCAAATAAAACTGCATGAAGAGATCTTATCTTTAGTTTAATCTGTTTGcattaaaagaaatagaaagaaTTTCCCCTCTTGCGCTTTAATAGCTTGGTTCCTATCATAACCTTTTGTGCAACATTTTAATCTATTCTGATCTAGATAAGTTGGATGGTATATGTTGGCCTCGGTTTAGTTTCTAGTCTGTGGTGTTATTACTTTTATGAGATTTAAGTTCCCAGAATTGTCATTTCACTCAACACCGAAGCAGCTTTAACAAAGGAACAAATGTAGCGAACCGTTTAGAGTTTTTCATTTCTGACTTTTCACGTATCCCCCTACTCAGATGTGTTATGGTGCTGATTATAgaagtttgtttttttttaaaagaaattgttaAGATTTGCTTGAATTTCTACAAGATCAAGGTTGTTGCTCAGGAAGGTTCAAGATTAATTCTTACTTAATCCCATGCTACATCATGTGAGCTGGGGTGAAATTGTTATACGTCGAACCTACAAAACCGATTGGAGTTTTTATGTAGAGTTAGAAATGAAATTGTTTCAAACTGATACAAGTTGAATGGAACTGTTACCGTTTTTAGGCTgccttaaaaaagaaagataagaaACTGAGTTTCATGGTATAGAGAGCTAATGTTACTGTCTTGTGGGCTTTTGAGAATCTAGAGAGCCAAACTCCAAAATGCTATAGAATTTGGTGCCAAGAAAGTCAGATTTTGATGGTATAATTGAAGGCTTTGTCAAGATTGAACATACTCTTTCTCGGAGATCGAAAGCGAGTCACTCTAACTTGTACTTGAAGAAACTTATGGATTTGAAAACAAGTAATTCCATTTTGGGTCTTGGTTTCAAGAGTTCTGGTAGTAGCATAGAATGGTTGAAGTTTTGCAATGTCATGAAGACAAGGTTTCATGTTCTATAACTTGTGTCAACCGTGTGAGTTGCATTAATCTCAATGAAGGTTACATCTTACCTTTACGTTGTGGTTGATCCTTGTCTATCTTTAACGGTTAATCATTTGACGCCATTGAATTGATTACGAGCCAATTCTTCACAGGTTTTTCCTTTGTGCGCTAATCTGTGTAGTTTCGCCCCTTTTCGTAAAGTCACCCCTTCCAAAATGTCGCAGcctttgtttctttatttttttccttttttggatGTGGGCGCTGCGAGACAATCCAACTTTTAACCACCCAACCAAGCTGGGGGTTGGTATCCAAGCCCTTGATAGGGAAACGTGTAGCGTTCAAGCAGATACAAAATATAATTGCTGCTGATAATGTTATGGTGTTTATTCGAAATCAAAAACGTGTCTGAAGTTGGGTGATTGGAGCACTTGGGGATACGGTATTAACAAGCGCAGCTGGGctgttttatttctttgattGTTCTGCGATTTGGTACTCAAATTCAAAAGCATCGAAAACTATGAACCAACATAAGAGTGCTAATAATTACCttacaaataaattgaaaaatgcaTCAGCAGGACAAATGCCTgggaataataataatgtcgTCTCGTATCTCGTTTATTTTTTGCTTCATATTCTGGCAAAGGCAAGTGCCTTCAAATATTCTCAACATCAGCATAACAAGgcttttttgttatttctttcCGATTGTGTAGGTAAATTTGAGCTGTTTTGATGCCTGTATTTATCGACCGTTAACGTGAGTTTGCGATTAGCCGTTTTGCGTTTGAGAAGACAAGTTGGTGGATTTGCTTGGTGAGGGTGGAGACCTGGCTGCTTCGTAAACAATCATCGACTGTTAGATTAGCTGTTTCCATGAGGATGTACAaattggttttcttttttcaattccAGTTAGCTTTTGTCAACGAATCTTCTCCTTGATTTATTCAATTTCCAATATTTAGACCATAATTTATGTGCaatcttttctccttttttttttttgtctttttattggGGGGAGAACTATAATTAATATGGAAAATTTGGATCAAAATAAgacaaggaaaggaaaggaggAAAACAATTGGTGAACAGTTACTTAGCGTGAGGACAACCACAATGGTGTGCTAACAATGAATAGCTTATTctactcttttttttcctcaaataagttgggttttttttttagtttgaaaatcaGAAAGATAATTTCATTGCATAACTTTACAAAATCTACCTCAACTATGGTAGAAGCACAGCACTACTCTGGGAAGACAGGACCCTTTCCTTAGAGGCTTGCAACAGACAAGTCAGCAGCTTGCTTATGGGATCGAACGACCACCACACAGCAACCATGATCATGCCCAAAAGTATAACAACCAGGCCTGTACAcagaaagcaaaaagaaatacCAGCCAGAATGTCCCGGCTTGCAGCGGGCGGGCCAAAAAAGCTGCTTAACGAGACCCCATAAATCAACCCAGAAAAACAAGAGCAAAACCTGTTCCAAGAATTTAAGACTATGTgctttttaattataaattcatATGTGGTTAAAAGTTTGTTTTTATATAAGacatagaaataaataataaaatcatatagtattcatttattttaaataagagGAAAAAATAAGCATGATTTAAGATAATACTAATTCACAATTTGGGGTAGTTAATTTTGGTTTCTCTATTTAAGAAAGAAACGGCGCGTTGTACTGTACATGTACATACTTCGGCTCACAGCCTGCTTTGTTTCATCCTCCGTTTCGACAGACTCTTGATGGCTATACACCTATTGGTTTCTGGTTACCCAACTGCGATACACTGAAAAGCGGTACGGTACGTCTTCGGTCGCCCTTCTTCTAACTGTAGCAAAGTATTTGCTCGATCAAATTTTTCGTCGTTTCTTTGATTCTGCGGTTCTTTTTTGCCGTTGTGTAGATTTTCTTGCTCATTTCTTTGATTCTTTTATACCTTTCGATAGATCTGAAAGAATTGTGCCTCGTTTCCATATCCATTTTGATTTCTGAGCCACTGAATCTTAAATCCTGAACCCAAAAATGGCTTCTCCAGCTGCACTCCAAAGATCTCCGACCTCCACTTCCTCCTCCCCACTCCACCGTCTCTCCACTTTCAAAAACCCTTCTTCTAACACCGCCGCATCTCCTCCTCCACCATCTTCTCTCCTAGACTCGTTTGCCAAAGACCCAATTCTTTCCCCTTTCCTCTccccttccttttcttccacCTCCTTTTCCTCCGCCGCCCTTTCCTCTGGATCCCCTGCTTCCACTGCCGAACACCTCCTCCAAGCCATCCGCCAACTCGATTCCCAACTTCGTTCCCACGTCCTCTCCAACCACCCTCTCCTCCTCACTCAGTTATCTTCTCTGAACAACGCTGAGCTGTCTCTCTCCACTCTCAGATCCTCCATCTCCTCTCTACAGTCTTCCCTTCGTCGCGTTCGATCTGAGCTCTCTGAGCCccataattcaattctctCCAAAACCGTCCAGCTCTCAAATTTACATCGGACTTCTGAGCTTCTCTCCCACTCCATCCGTGCTATCCGCCTGTCGAAAAAGCTACGTGACCTTATGGCTTCTTGTGAAGCAGAGCCTGATAAGTTGGATCTTGCTAAGGCTGCTCAGTTGCATAGTGATATCTTTATCTTGTGCGAGGAATATGAACTTGGTGGTATTGATATGGTGGATGAGGAACTTAATGCGGTTAGAGAGATAGGGAACAGGTTACGAAGCGAAGCTATGAAAGTTTTGGAAAGGGGAATGGAAGGGTTGAATCAGGCTGAAGTGGGAACTGGGTTGCAAGTGTTTTACAATCTTGGGGAGTTGAGAGGGACGGTGGAGCAGTTGGTGAATAAGTACAAGGGAATGGGTGTGAAGAGTGTGAGTGTGGCCTTGGATATGAAGGCGATTTCTGCTGGTGCTGGAGGTGGGGGATTTGGTCCTGGAGGTATTAGGGGGACTGGCACGCCCCAGATTGGGGGTAGTGGGAAGGCGAGGGAGGCATTGTGGCAGAGGATGGGGAGTTGTATGGATCAGTTGCATTCTATTGTGGTTGCAATTTGGCACTTGCAGAGGGTTTTGTCGAAGAAGAGAGACCCTTTTACACATGTCTTGCTGCTTGATGAAGTCATTAAGGTAACACCATTTCTTTCTATttgtgtttttccttttgtcttcGTAATACCTATTCATAATTGAGTTGACATATCATGAAAATGCTGGTTCCCTGCTTGACTATTATTGATGCTGCTTTATGCAGGAGGGTGATCCCATGCTGACAGATCGAGTATGGGAAGCACTTGTTAAGGCTTTTGCTATGCAAATGAAGTCTGCTTTTACTGCATCAAGTTTTGTCAAAGAGATATTCACAAATGGGTACCCAAAGCTCTTCTCTATGGTGGAAAACCTTCTTGAAAGAATTTCACATGACACTGATGTCAAGGGAGTCTTACCAGCAGTCACTTCAGAGGGAAAAGATCAAATGGTTGCAGCTATTGAAACATTTCAGATGTCTTTCTTAGCTAGCTGCTTAAGCCGCCTGTCAGATCTTGTAAATTCTGTTTTTCCAGTCTCCAGCCGTGGTAGTGTTCCCTCCAAAGAACAGATCTCAAGAATTCTGTCACGCATTCAGGAAGAGATTGAAGCTGTTCAGTTGGATGCACAATTGACTCTTCTTGTGCTGCATGAAATTAGCAAGGTTTTGCTTCTGATTGCAGAACGAGCTGAATATCAGgtatctttttttcttttctcctgtGTGCAAATATAAGTTCTCTTCTTGCTAAATAGAATGTGTGTTGTGTGAgaaatatttcattaatatgaACTTGAATGTATTCAATGTCGCTTCTGGTGTGTTTGAGAGTATAATCTCATATGATTTTTGCGAAAAATATATCTCATTAATTGTGCTATTGAAGTAAGATCTGGTATCTTGTTAATCTGGAATTGTTGCCACAAAAAAGGTGAAAGTCAGGATGGTCTTAACTAATAGATGGATGCTTTGAAGTAATGCACAGAGCAAATGGAACCTTGCTGTTTGATTTCGGATCAGGGTAGGGGAGTCCAAGGAGGGGAATAATGTTACTGCCTTGTTGCCATTTTTGAATCTGCTTTGGATTGATTATATGGGTTTATGACTGAGAATTTGTTGTTAGTAGCTCATCCCTACAGTGTCATCGTTAGGTTTTTTTGGTATAGTTGGAAAATTGTGTTTTATATGTGATCATATTGCATGTTTTGTAGAATATCATCATGCAATTCACCACATAACCAAATGTGATGATGTTTGAATCTGTATAATCACAGAAATGCATTTCACTACAGTGACAATGCTATTCATAGTATTGTTTCTAAAATCAAAAGTTTGAgaaatatatgttgtgtaAAATGTGTTTATCAATAATGTTTATGCAATTCTAAAATGATTCATCTATTGGAGCTAACTGGTTAAAACAACTATTGTGTTCGGTTATCAGCTTTTCTGACTGTATCTCATGTTTTTTGTGGCTTGCAAATATAATGTATTATTTTTTGCTTTACTTTGTTTAGGCACTTATCCTAGCTCCAAGCGAATTAATGCATAATAAGCTTTGGGCATTTACTAACCCTGCATTTAATCAATCATGGATGTGATCTGATTATTAGTCATAGCTTTAAATTTAATCTTGTTGTTCATTTTCTGAAggattccttttctttctcaaaaCTGTGGGAACTCTTGCCAAATTTTTTAGGAGTATATAAAATTGTGAAAACACATCATATCTTGAGTACATAACTCACTCATGCCTATAATATATTTGCATGATGCCTGATCATGATAAATGTGCCACCTTCTTTATGCTGGCAGATATCCACTGGTCCTGAAGCACGCCAAGTGTCTGGTCCTGCTACTCCAGCTCAGGTCAAGAATTTT is drawn from Theobroma cacao cultivar B97-61/B2 chromosome 4, Criollo_cocoa_genome_V2, whole genome shotgun sequence and contains these coding sequences:
- the LOC18602451 gene encoding conserved oligomeric Golgi complex subunit 5, with product MASPAALQRSPTSTSSSPLHRLSTFKNPSSNTAASPPPPSSLLDSFAKDPILSPFLSPSFSSTSFSSAALSSGSPASTAEHLLQAIRQLDSQLRSHVLSNHPLLLTQLSSLNNAELSLSTLRSSISSLQSSLRRVRSELSEPHNSILSKTVQLSNLHRTSELLSHSIRAIRLSKKLRDLMASCEAEPDKLDLAKAAQLHSDIFILCEEYELGGIDMVDEELNAVREIGNRLRSEAMKVLERGMEGLNQAEVGTGLQVFYNLGELRGTVEQLVNKYKGMGVKSVSVALDMKAISAGAGGGGFGPGGIRGTGTPQIGGSGKAREALWQRMGSCMDQLHSIVVAIWHLQRVLSKKRDPFTHVLLLDEVIKEGDPMLTDRVWEALVKAFAMQMKSAFTASSFVKEIFTNGYPKLFSMVENLLERISHDTDVKGVLPAVTSEGKDQMVAAIETFQMSFLASCLSRLSDLVNSVFPVSSRGSVPSKEQISRILSRIQEEIEAVQLDAQLTLLVLHEISKVLLLIAERAEYQISTGPEARQVSGPATPAQVKNFALCQHLQEIHARISSMITGLPTIAADVLSPSLGVIYGVACDSVTSLFQAMIDRLESCILQIHDQNFAALGMDAAMDNTASPYMEELQKCILHFRNEFLSRMLPSTANATTAGMETICTRLVRSMASRVLILFIRHASLVRPLSESGKLRMARDMAELELAVGQNLFPVEQLGAPYRALRAFRPLIFLETSQLGASPLLQDLPPSVILHHLYSRGPEELQSPLQRNKLTHMQYSLWLDSQGEDQIWKGIKATLDDYAAKVRVRGDKEFSPVYPLMLRLGSSLTESAPASQKS